The following coding sequences are from one Triticum aestivum cultivar Chinese Spring chromosome 5A, IWGSC CS RefSeq v2.1, whole genome shotgun sequence window:
- the LOC123105042 gene encoding transcriptional adapter ADA2, translating to MGRSRGVPNSGDDDTNHRSKRRRVASTGDASDSLSAACGGAGDGKKALYHCNYCNKDLSGKIRFKCSKCPDFDLCVECFSVGAEVTPHRSNHPYRVMDNLSFPLICPDWNADEEILLLEGIEMYGLGNWAEVAEHVGTKSKAQCIEHYTTAYMNSPCYPLPDMSHVNGKNRKELLAMAKVQGESKKGIPLLSGDLTPKAESPFSPSRIKMEDALGEGPASRSPSHIPGGANKKASTVGHFKDSANLSKVEDGHMDRSIGVKKPRYSADEGPSLTELSGYNAKRHEFDPEYDNDAEQALAEMEFKETDSETDRELKLRVLRIYLSRLDERKRRKEFILERNLLYPNPLEKDLTNEDKEVYHRYKVFMRFLSKEEHEALVRSVIEERKIRRRIQELQECRSAGCRTLAEAKIHIEQKRRKEYEANALKAKESGQLISNSKSGHKTNRPMKLETDGSLDLKKGSGILDAGGRDSPKTTGPTSAKQWDDWDIVGLPGAELLSASEKLLCCQNRLLPSHYLRMQEVLMQEMFKGNVVKKEDAHVLFKVDPAKVDTVYDMVTKKLGNNEEAPMV from the exons ATGGGCCGGTCCCGCGGGGTGCCCAATTCCGGCGACGACGACACCAACCACAG GTCCAAGCGGAGGAGGGTTGCCTCGACCGGGGATGCGTCGGACTCGCTATCCGCCGCGTGCGGGGGAGCCGGCGATGGGAAGAAGGCGCTGTACCACTGCAATTACTGCAACAAGGACCTGTCCGGGAAGATCCGGTTCAAGTGCTCCAAGTGCCCTGACTTTGACCTCTGCGTCGAGTGCTTCTCCGTCGGAGCCGAGGTCACTCCACACCGGAGCAACCACCCCTACAGGGTCATG GACAACCTATCTTTTCCACTCATTTGTCCAGATTGGAATGCGGATGAGGAAATCCTTCTTCTAGAG GGAATTGAAATGTATGGTCTGGGAAACTGGGCTGAAGTTGCGGAGCATGTTGGTACTAAGAGCAAGGCACAGTGCATCGAGCATTATACTACTGCATATATGAACTCACCTTGTTATCCCCTTCCG GACATGTCTCATGTTAATGGCAAGAATAGGAAGGAACTTCTTGCCATGGCTAAAGTACAGGGTGAGAGTAAAAAAG GAATTCCACTGTTATCAGGGGATTTGACACCTAAGGCAGAGTCACCGTTTTCTCCCTCCAGGATCAA GATGGAAGATGCACTTGGAGAAGGTCCAGCCAGTCGATCACCTTCGCACATACCTGGTG GTGCAAATAAGAAAGCTTCAACTGTTGGGCATTTTAAAGATAGTGCCAATCTATCTAAAGTCGAAG ATGGTCATATGGATAGAAGTATTGGCGTGAAAAAACCCAGATATTCTGCAGATGAGGGGCCTTCTTTAACTGAATTGAGTGGGTACAATGCAAAGAGACACGAGTTTGACCCAGAGTATGATAATGATGCTGAacaagccctcgcagagatggaaTTTAAAGAAACTGATTCAGAAACTGATCGTGAACTGAAGCTACGTGTGTTGCGTATTTACTTGTCAAG GCTTGAtgaaagaaaaaggagaaaagagTTCATATTGGAAAGAAATTTACTATATCCTAATCCTTTGGAGAAGGATCTAACTAATGAAGACAAGGAAGTTTACCATCGGTACAAGGTTTTCATGCGTTTCCTTTCCAAGGAGGAACATGAAGCCCTTGTTAGGAGTGTTATTGAAGAGCGAAAAATCCGGAGGAGGATTCAAGAGCTTCAG GAATGTCGTTCAGCTGGATGCCGTACGCTGGCTGAAGCCAAGATACACATAGAGCAAAAGAGGAGAAAGGAGTATGAGGCGAATGCTCTGAAAGCCAAGGAAAGTGGCCAGCTTATTTCAAATAGTAAATCAGGACACAAAACAAATCGTCCTATGAAACTTGAGACTGATGGGAGTTTGGATCTTAAGAAAGGCAGTGGCATTTTGGATGCTGGTGGCAGGGATTCTCCAAAAACCACAGGACCTACAAGCGCTAAGCAATGGGATGATTGGGACATTGTTGGTCTTCCTGGGGCAGAGCTATTAAGCGCCAGT GAAAAACTTCTGTGCTGTCAGAACAGATTGCTACCTAGTCATTATCTGAGAATGCAGGAGGTGCTGATGCAGGAGATGTTCAAGGGCAATGTCGTCAAGAAGGAAGATGCCCATGTATTGTTTAAAGTCGATCCTGCCAAAGTCGATACAGTTTATGATATGGTGACAAAAAAGCTGGGCAACAACGAGGAGGCTCCGATGGTTTAG